The following are encoded together in the Anopheles nili chromosome 3, idAnoNiliSN_F5_01, whole genome shotgun sequence genome:
- the LOC128723681 gene encoding 39S ribosomal protein L52, mitochondrial translates to MLVLNTQMSVRCFHTGVILARGVAVLNTETKRCVRNPNKSSPLTHLPDYTFMDGRVTPFGANQKKRILQQREITKQIVTLSKEMDFAVDRHNRLKTEAVENRQKQIADKLKPKGHLLLKKPK, encoded by the exons ATGTTAGTGCTAAATACTCAGATGTCCGTAAGATGTTTTCATACAG GTGTGATTTTAGCGCGAGGAGTTGCAGTACTGAACACGGAAACGAAGCGGTGTGTTCGAAATCCAAATAAATCAAGTCCCTTAACACATCTGCCGGATTACACGTTCATGGATGGTCGCGTTACACCATTTGGA GCTAACCAGAAGAAAAGGATCCTTCAACAGCGTGAAATAACGAAACAAATAGTAACACTTTCTAAGGAAATGGACTTTGCCGTCGATCGACATAATCGCCTAAAAACGGAAGCGGTagaaaacagacaaaaacaGATTGCCGATAAGCTGAAACCCAAAGGTCATTTATTATTGAAGAAACCAAAGTGA
- the LOC128725692 gene encoding respirasome Complex Assembly Factor 1 → MVVKTANTEKVTKSKQSHIASVWNRAIKPNSEWAEKDDFLDVVYWARQVLSILIGIVMGIIPLKGFVALALFALLNCGAVYLYSTSFQNIDEDAYGGMWEVVKEGFMTSFACFLVTWIIFYTGIHFDSVVMEKSF, encoded by the exons ATGGTCGTCAAAACTGCAAATACCGAAAAGGTGACGAAAAGCAAGCAATCCCACATTGCTTCTGTATGGAACCGAGCCATCAAACCCAATTCCGAATGGGCTGAAAAG GATGATTTTCTAGATGTAGTATATTGGGCACGGCAAGTTTTAAGCATCCTTATTGGAATAGTAATGGGAATTATACCTCTCAAAGGATTCGTCGCATTAGCACT CTTCGCCTTGTTGAACTGTGGAGCTGTGTATCTTTACAGCACCAGCTTCCAAAACATCGATGAGGATGCGTACGGTGGCATGTGGGAAGTCGTAAAAGAAGGTTTTATGACATCGTTTGCGTGCTTTTTGGTCACATGGATTATTTTCTACACTGGCATTCACTTCGACAgcgtggtgatggaaaaaagtttttag
- the LOC128727461 gene encoding F-actin-uncapping protein LRRC16A, whose protein sequence is MSTRSQLTKDLNESVKTLLGRHTKILVKYMVKLEVKSDKTENRVLVFTPVRVYLLTAKVPTRIDCHFHYLDIQSIESRKPTHFTITTNDKTYSFSTIGDAGSFTSNADVILTDLSSAIKQIFPTVPLRYIIRKIDVNPVERTSIFSDELRPSDPRNVGPCGGFSMQYACMCDLHAVQYREEVAWDIDTIYLSHDARVLNLRDFDHLEQKDLMAIVAALEYNTFFRGLKASHTRLSTETLERVLQILRRSLWLEELHLESLGLKSDFIHKLAVAVISNSAPALRSIDLSHNVIEDKGATHLAGPIAKMSKGFSKLALAHCGLTAKGVNQLAHSLSLNQNISSSLTYLDLSGNILKDDGNNLYNFLAQPNVIEHLDISRTDTTLESVFGALLRGCATHLLHLNVSHNNFGTKKGKEIPPSFKQFFTSSLSLKHLNIASCKLPLEALKHLLLGLACNESTAGLYLDLSGNSLGSQGAHVLESCIHGVRVLASLDISDNNMDYELAHVFTAIGKNPSIRSLYMTKCFAGMKLKHIGTVMDSLVNLIQKEDFQLQELVLAENRLKTDLHNFINALGSNQHLQMLDITGNLMGDIGARLLAKALQINNKLRTIALDRNNITLQGYADIVYSLENNFSVRNMPFPLHDIAPCLKQHPERTDVLMRKMQELLFRNGNGFQRAHGQGFRLQHGFLLSSTHQVLDKLVAETQETMSSRQCSLDGNLSRLLEDAENCKQLLPKLQESVRCDPHPIEVRLGKMKTELHQSIKSYLQETMETMLRTGIEQCPKTLGSQVVLTELRKGCEERLTISEEFLQCCFVNSAGGEVMNRISEVEQSLASLISDRATDEVLEALTRYRKGLGIAEGPLGYADDLLSLDGIKNNSSQSTEPIANFELRGLDLPKLGLDSPTATPQLQHKRRSIARKVRPQSVVGLGVENLSLANIPDVTETSISSILHSSSNNSGSKNYESPSMKEDECCDSITELPSQSLTLQHLVKGRPKRAKTRAPKKAVPTDNVVTTGTVVNEGIESFFRPGSATPSTLTPLVSPTSEECSSLSFVDSPTLSRDDGGRFSNVTSGETTPILEERKPLKLDRSSPLLKGVNWTSRSRSSDNLEKVSPSVNRKSPLVKAATEVVETPERDSRPVGVTSITGSKSPSNESVRSHHVEPSQGSSRLGNGTGQKTPIISPKPRPWSVLGHESKNEFNESSVDSIDTDGDLVLISGQTPGGSIVGITPGAISTAAAGATGGSILGITPGAVIEKKSVRDMAAGLNKLGGDAS, encoded by the exons ATGTCGACCCGTTCGCAGCTGACGAAAGATCTAAACG AGAGTGTGAAAACACTTCTTGGACGCCACACCAAAATTTTGGTGAAGTATATGGTAAAACTAGAAGTGAAAAGTGATAAAACAGAGAACAGAGTTTTG GTTTTCACACCGGTTCGAGTGTATCTGCTTACAGCCAAAGTACCGACGAgg ATAGACTgccattttcattatttgGATATACAATCGATTGAAAGTCGAAAGCCAACTCATTTTACGATAACCACCAATGACAAAACTTATTCCTTTTCAACAATTGGCGATGCTGGAAGTTTTACATCG aatGCCGACGTAATCTTGACGGATTTATCATCTGCAATTAAGCAGATATTTCCCACAGTCCCGCTGCGGTATATAATTCGTAAA ATCGATGTGAATCCAGTGGAGCGTACTTCCATCTTCTCAGACGAACTGCGTCCATCAGATCCGCGTAATGTGGGCCCGTGCGGTGGGTTTAGCATGCAGTACGCTTGCATGTGTGATCTACATGCAGTCCAGTACCGCGAGGAAGTTGCCTGGGACATCGACACAATTTATTTGTCGCACGATGCGCGAGTTCTAAATCTGCGCGACTTCGATCACCTGGAGCAAAAAGATCTTATGGCAATAGTGGCTGCACTCGAGTACAATACGTTTTTCCGTGGATTAAAAGCATCTCACACACGCTTGTCAACGGAAACGCTTGAACGGGTGCTGCAGATACTGCGACGATCTCTATGGCTTGAAGAGCTGCACTTGGAATCACTGGGATTAAA GTCTGACTTTATACATAAGCTAGCTGTTGCTGTGATATCAAATTCTGCACCTGCATTGCGATCAATCGACTTGAGCCATAATGTAATTGAGGACAAAG GAGCTACACACTTGGCTGGACCAATAGCAAAAATGTCCAAGGGGTTTTCCAAGCTAGCTCTCGCACATTGTGGCCTTACGGCCAAGGGTGTCAATCAGCTAGCACATTCGCTTTCATTGAATCAAAATATCTCGAGCTCACTGACGTATCTCGACCTAAGCGGTAATATTCTCAAAGACGACGGAAAT AATTTGTACAACTTTTTGGCTCAACCGAATGTTATCGAACATTTGGATATCTCTCGAACCGATACAACGTTGGAAAGC gtatTTGGTGCTTTATTGCGTGGTTGTGCCACACACCTACTCCATTTGAACGTATCGCATAACAACTTTGgcacgaaaaaaggcaaagaaatACCACCCTCGTTCAAACAGTTCTTTACGAGTAGCTTGAGCTTGAAGCATCTCAACATTGCCAGCTGCAAGCTCCCGTTGGAAGCTCTGAAGCACCTACTGCTTGGGCTCGCCTGTAATGAATCAACTGCAGGGCTCTATCTGGATCTAAGTGGAAATTCGCTTGGGTCGCAAGGGGCTCACGTGCTCGAATCTTGCATTCACGGTGTGCGCGTACTGGCCAGTCTGGATATTAGTGACAACAATATGGATTACGAGCTGGCCCATGTGTTTACCGCAATCGGCAAAAACCCATCGATTCGTTCACTCTACATGACAAAATGCTTTGCAGGCATGAAATTGAAGCACATTGGCACGGTAATGGATTCGCTGGTAAACCTGATTCAGAAGGAAGACTTTCAGCTGCAAGAGCTAGTGCTGGCGGAAAATCGTCTCAAAACAGATTTGCACAACTTCATCAACGCGCTTGGTAGCAACCAGCATTTACAAATGCTGGATATAACGGGAAACTTGATGGGAGACATCGGTGCCCGGTTGCTCGCTAAGGCGTTACAGATCAACAATAAGCTGAGGACGATTGCCCTAGATCGAAACAATATCACACTACAGGGCTACGCAGATATAGTATATTCTCTGGAGAACAATTTTTCTGTGCGCAACATGCCCTTTCCATTGCATGACATTGCACCTTGTTTGAAGCAACATCCTGAGCGAACTGACGTGCTTATGAGAAAAATGCAGGAACTATTGTTCCGCAATGGCAATGGATTCCAGCGTGCTCATGGACAAGGTTTTCG cCTGCAGCATGGATTTTTGTTGTCATCTACTCATCAGGTGTTGGATAAGCTAGTCGCCGAAACGCAAGAAACCATGTCATCGCGTCAGTGCTCTCTCGATGGTAATTTATCTCGCCTTCTTGAGGATGCCGAAAATTGCAAACAGCTTCTCCCTAAGCTGCAAGAGTCCGTGCGATGCGATCCCCATCCGATAGAGGTGCGcctgggaaaaatgaaaactgagCTGCACCAGTCCATTAAGAGTTATCTTCAG GAAACAATGGAAACGATGTTACGTACCGGTATCGAGCAGTGTCCAAAGACGCTTGGCTCTCAGGTAGTTCTGACCGAATTGCGCAAGGGATGTGAAGAACGGTTGACGATTTCAGAAGAATTTCTACAGTGCTGCTTCGTAAATAGTGCCGGTGGCGAAGTCATGAATCGTATAAG TGAGGTAGAACAATCGTTAGCCAGCCTAATATCTGACCGAGCAACGGATGAGGTGCTGGAAGCATTGACGCGCTATCGTAAAGGTCTAGGTATTGCAGAGGGGCCGCTCGGTTATGCGGACGATTTACTTTCCTTAGACGGTATCAAAAATAATTCTAGTCAG AGCACCGAGCCGATAGCAAATTTTGAACTGAGAGGCTTAGATTTACCGAAACTGGGACTGGATTCTCCAACG GCCACGCCTCAACTGCAACATAAACGGCGCTCTATTGCTAGGAAGGTGCGACCACAGTCCGTTGTGGGCTTAGGCGTAGAAAACCTAAGCCTCGCTAACATACCTGATGTTACCGAGACGTCAATATCGAGCATTttgcacagcagcagcaataataGCGGATCGAAGAACTATGAATCACCAAGTATGAAGGAGGACGAGTGCTGCGACTCTATCACGGAACTTCCAAGTCAATCACTCACGCTGCAGCATCTTGTTAAAG GACGTCCGAAGCGCGCGAAAACCCGAGCCCCGAAAAAAGCAGTTCCTACGGACAACGTAGTGACAACGGGAACGGTTGTAAATGAAGGAATAGAATCCTTCTTCCGACCTGGTTCGGCTACTCCATCGACGCTGACTCCACTAGTTTCGCCGACCTCGGAGGAGTGCAGCTCTTTGAGCTTTGTCGACAGCCCCACCCTGAGTCGGGATGATGGTGGACGTTTCAGTAACGTTACATCAGGGGAAACGACACCAATCTTGGAGGAACGCAAGCCACTGAAGCTAGATCGTTCCTCGCCGTTGCTAAAAGGTGTGAACTGGACGTCGCGTTCGCGGTCCTCTGACAACTTGGAAAAAGTGTCACCATCGGTGAATCGTAAGTCACCGCTCGTGAAAGCTGCGACTGAGGTCGTTGAAACACCAGAACGCGATTCTCGACCCGTGGGTGTCACCTCCATTACTGGAAGCAAATCACCCAGCAATGAATCGGTTCGTAGTCATCACGTAGAACCGTCACAAGGCTCGTCCAGACTTGGCAACGGTACTGGTCAAAAGACTCCAATCATTTCGCCGAAACCCCGCCCGTGGTCGGTGCTAGGTCATGAGTCGAAGAATGAGTTTAACGAATCATCGGTCGATAGTATTGACACCGATGGAGATCTGGTGCTTATTTCCGGTCAAACACCTGGAGGATCGATAGTGGGCATCACGCCTGGTGCAATAAGTACAGCAGCAGCCGGCGCAACGGGTGGAAGCATACTGGGAATTACACCTG GAGCCGTCATTGAGAAAAAATCCGTTAGAGACATGGCAGCCGGGTTGAACAAGCTTGGAG GAGACGCTAGTTGA
- the LOC128725928 gene encoding cytokine-inducible SH2-containing protein: protein MTMEQIDGVNGATRTCEQSTRDRPGSNRISKAATAPRPSSTDSICRFNWFLSLRRKRSSPTTVVVATAHSNKNDEAGAVKDELFTSNENNHNNQDEGGNVFYTLRKRFQKKFTSVKVKAFEPNVAGTLGAHTSASTASTNSNNIDTNQLNGPTRDANSSVDGNDFARIVIERHTQNPLRFSSPNANLPVIMNSRDTEPNTAEDGSAVLASVLSVQTAQESAQNMDQMMAQMRIDLLQYGWYWGKLTRLAAQKRLAQQVNGTFLVRDSQTEQHQFTVSFRSSGITLHCRIDFENNYWSFSGLTTPTTYKTMVDLIQDTMKKSEYGVIGYVKQDSMLMPPFPVRLTKPINRFYEVSSLQHLCRFIIRQKIDAISIAHLPLPEKLKEYVEENYYDL, encoded by the exons ATGACAATGGAACAAATAGATGGAGTTAATGGAGCAACCAGGACATGCGAGCAAAGCACTCGCGATCGACCAGGCTCGAACAGAATATCGAAAGCAGCCACCGCTCCACGGCCCTCATCAACAGATAGCATTTGCCGTTTTAATTGGTTTCTATCGCTTCGAAGGAAGCGTTCGTCTCCAACGACTGTTGTAGTAGCCACGGCCCACAGCAATAAGAACGATGAAGCTGGAGCTGTCAAGGATGAGTTGTTTACCAGCAATGAAAACAATCACAATAACCAAGATGAGGGCGGAAATGTTTTCTACACCCTGCGCAAGCGATTCCAGAAAAAATTTACGTCGGTCAAAGTGAAAGCATTTGAGCCGAACGTGGCAGGAACACTGGGAGCTCATACTAGCGCTTCTACTGCCAGCACAAACAGCAATAACATCGACACAAACCAGCTCAATGGGCCTACACGGGATGCGAATTCTAGTGTCGATGGCAATGATTTCGCACGAATCGTGATTGAACGGCATACGCAGAATCCGCTGCGGTTCTCGTCACCCAATGCTAATTTACCTGTGATAATGAATAGTAGAGATACTGAACCAAATACAGCCGAGGATGGAAGTGCGGTTCTGGCGTCCGTACTATCGGTACAAACGGCACAAGAGAGCGCTCAAAACATGGATCAAATGATGGCGCAAATGCGCATCGATCTGTTACAGTACGGATGGTACTGGGGTAAACTAACACGTCTTGCTGCGCAGAAGCGACTTGCTCAGCAGGTGAATGGAACGTTTCTGGTACGAGATTCCCAAACCGAACAGCATCAGTTTACCGTTAGCTTTCGAAGCTCCGGAATAACATTGCACTGTCGTATCGACTTTGAAAACAATTACTG GTCATTCTCGGGGCTGACGACGCCAACCACGTATAAAACAATGGTGGATTTGATACAGGATACGATGAAGAAATCCGAGTACGGTGTGATTGGCTATGTTAAGCAGGATTCGATGCTGATGCCTCCGTTTCCTGTGCGCCTGACTAAACCGATAAATCGTTTCTACGAAGTGTCCTCGTTACAGCATTTATGTCGTTTCATCATACGGCAAAAAATTGATGCCATATCAATTGCTCATCTTCCTTTACCAGAAAAGTTGAAGGAATACGTGGAGGAGAACTATTACGATCTCTAG
- the LOC128725496 gene encoding ubiquinone biosynthesis protein COQ9, mitochondrial has translation MFPRLICRFRQSSCSVGRNVLSSTKTVALADTAKVPATNIGRCFGTTDFYQRVNESFNDFRAREEKKEQEFAKQSAGATGTGSSSHTNTFSSTSNDQESSDPEVKRTKEMILDAALAFVQSHGWSKQAIASGAEAVNYPSVSHGLFPNGGIELVHHFYKQSNLKLIDYLKQQTVDVEKVPNPSDFARRAIEFRLRLLEPYLKYWPQALGLMALPPNAPHSLANLLTLVDDICYYAGDRSVDFNWYTRRIGLACIYKTTELYMLQDSSVGFEKTWQFLERRMEEANLVHGFLVKSEDATHHLQNAVGSAFTTARNILGFNFDRR, from the exons ATGTTTCCTCGATTAATTTGTCGTTTTCGTCAGTCAAGCTGTAGTGTAG GCAGGAATGTACTATCCAGCACGAAAACGGTCGCCCTCGCAGACACCGCCAAGGTGCCTGCAACAAATATCGGAAGGTGTTTTGGAACAACTGATTTTTACCAACGCGTAAATGAAAGCTTTAATGATTTTCGAGCCCGAGAGGAGAAGAAAGAGCAGGAGTTCGCAAAACAAAGCGCTGGTGCTACTGGTACTGGATCAAGTTCTCATACAAACACATTTTCGTCTACATCGAATGACCAAGAATCGTCCGATCCTGAAGTGAAGCGTACAAAGGAAATGATTCTGGATGCGGCCTTGGCATTTGTACAGTCGCACGGATGGTCGAAGCAGGCTATTGCAAGCGGTGCCGAAGCGGTGAACTACCCCAGCGTTAGTCACGGATTATTCCCGAATGGTGGAATAGAATTAGTTCATCACTTTTACAAACAGAGCAATCTTAAATTAATTGACTACCTCAAACAGCAAACCGTAGACGTCGAAAAGGTTCCAAACCCGTCAGATTTCGCTCGCAGAGCGATCGAGTTTCGTCTGCGCTTGCTAGAACCATACTTAAAGTACTGGCCACAAGCACTTGGCCTTATGGCACTACCACCGAACGCACCGCATTCTTTGGCCAATTTGCTAACATTAGTAGATGACATTTGCTACTACGCCGGAGACCGTTCAGTAGAT TTTAATTGGTACACCCGTCGTATAGGGCTAGCATGTATCTACAAAACAACGGAGCTGTATATGCTGCAGGACAGCTCGGTGGGATTCGAAAAAACGTGGCAATTCCTCGAACGCCGAATGGAAGAAGCGAATCTGGTGCATGGATTTCTGGTTAAATCAGAAGATGCTACACATCATCTGCAAAACGCTGTTGGGTCGGCATTCACAACG GCTCGTAATATTcttggttttaattttgatcGACGATGA
- the LOC128723679 gene encoding uncharacterized protein F13E9.13, mitochondrial yields MHTFLSLFSKPFPVIGMIHVGALPGTPLYDGKFDRVIDRVRAEAIIYRETGVDGVLVENMHDIPYIRPKDGLGPEITAAMTRISLAVREIMPTTPCGVQILAGCNREALAVAKACRLQFIRAEGFVFGHVADEGFTDACAGSLLRYRKQIDADDVFIMADIKKKHSSHAITSDVSITETAHAAEFFLADSLIITGSSTGCSADRQELESLRGKTNLPLIIGSGLTLDNFNNYWDLAQGAIVGSYFKVNGHWRNELCRKRVQKLMERIETRRQQAS; encoded by the exons ATGCATACATTTTTGTCACTTTTTTCAAAACCCTTTCCCGTTATTGGAATGATCCACGTGGGTGCACTACCGG GAACTCCGCTTTACGATGGTAAATTCGATCGGGTCATCGATCGAGTTCGCGCAGAAGCAATTATTTATCGCGAAACGGGAGTA GATGGCGTGTTAGTGGAAAACATGCATGATATACCCTACATACGACCGAAAGATGGTCTTGGTCCAGAAATAACGGCTGCTATGACCAGGATATCGCTTGCCGTTCGAGAGATAATGCCGACAACGCCGTGTGGAGTGCAGATTTTGGCCGGATGCAATCGTGAGGCATTGGCGGTGGCCAAGGCCTGTCGGCTACAGTTCATACGTGCTGAGGGGTTCGTGTTTGGTCACGTAGCTGATGAAGGATTTACGGATGCATGTGCAGGATCACTGTTACGGTACCGGAAACAAATAGACGCCGATGATGTTTTCATTATGGCagacataaaaaagaagcacag TTCTCATGCAATTACAAGCGATGTGTCTATTACCGAAACGGCACATGCGGCAGAATTTTTTCTTGCAGACAGTCTCATTATAACCGGAAGCTCCACCGGATGCAGCGCTGACCGACAAGAACTGGAAAGCCTCCGAGGAAAAACTAATCTTCCTCTAATAATTGGCTCTGGACTGACACTTGATAATTTTAACAATTACTGGGACCTAGCACAAGGCGCAATAGTTGGATCGTATTTCAAAGTTAACGGACACTGGAGGAATGAACTATGTCGAAAGCGTGTTCAAAAGCTAATGGAACGAATAGAAACACGACGACAACAAGCCAGCTAA
- the LOC128725729 gene encoding lysosome membrane protein 2-like, which yields MPEMVALNSPETVIPTTSEIDTRKPLKKRTSALNTLFYYLGLEQRSSGAAKKNQCLRILILAVLFAVFVASAVGFFIMWCTNMYNNSLLENLILRPNSTAADWWVRPPVYPLLKVHVFNYTNAEQFLAGNDSKLTVEDLGPFVYKETAEKVQVVHNNDGTISYREHRYIQYLPEESKGKPYDQVVVPDVVFLTAVSKKRLEGAFKQFTFNVAASSAGSRAFTKKPVESLLWGYKDDLLDMAKSMFDSDISPTFGMLMTRNGTSAENFTIYSGVNSLRELALMKQMDGKPRFDLWHTDECDNVGGTDGSQFPPHLMDRKQPLHVFIKSLCRKFPLAYDSEVTALDGIPAWRYKIPNNVFSHPDEHLPNHCFCHLESGSCPPSGLFNISGCSMGAPIFASFPHFYTGDPQLINSINGIKPEQELHETYADIHPRLAFPIDGASRFQINIQVQKASMVSGLEKFAEGQYLPVIWLEVVPGVISDELREMIYHSTYSANAIQMSLRVVTLVFVVLSLVLLIAKCYYGTRSLEKK from the exons ATGCCCGAAATGGTTGCTTTGAATAGCCCCGAAACGGTCATTCCGACCACTTCCGAGATTGATACACGGAAGCCGCTGAAGAAGAGAACCAGTGCCCTAAATACGCTCTTTTACTATCTCGGCCTGGAACAGCGATCCAGTGGagctgccaaaaaaaaccagtgtCTCCGAATACTTA TACTTGCTGTTTTGTTCGCAGTATTTGTGGCAAGCGCTGTGGGATTTTTCATTATGTGGTGTACCAACATGTACAATAATTCCTTACTAGAG AATTTAATACTTAGGCCAAATTCTACGGCAGCAGACTGGTGGGTTAGGCCACCAGTATATCCTTTACTTAAGGTGCACGTTTTTAACTACACCAATGCTGAGCAATTTCTTGCCGGGAACGATTCCAAACTAACTGTGGAAGACTTAGGCCCGTTCGTCTACAAAGAGACGGCTGAAAAGGTGCAAGTAGTGCATAACAACGATGGAACTATTTCGTATCGG GAGCACCGCTACATACAGTACTTGCCGGAGGAGTCCAAAGGAAAACCGTACGACCAGGTCGTGGTACCGGACGTAGTGTTTCTTACGGCTGTCTCCAAGAAACGGTTGGAGGGCGCGTTCAAGCAATTCACGTTCAACGTTGCTGCCAGTTCGGCAGGTTCGAGGGCATTCACAAAGAAACCAGTCGAGTCCTTACTCTGGGGATACAAGGACGATTTGCTGGACATGGCTAAGTCCATGTTCGATTCCGACATTTCTCCCACGTTTGGAATGCTCATGACG CGAAATGGGACCAGTGCCGAGAACTTTACTATCTACTCGGGAGTAAACAGTCTGCGTGAGCTGGCCCTCATGAAGCAAATGGACGGGAAGCCACGGTTTGACTTATGGCATACCGACGAGTGCGATAACGTGGGAGGCACCGATGGGTCGCAGTTCCCCCCACACCTGATGGACCGCAAGCAGCCGCTGCATGTGTTCATTAAGTCCCTCTGTCGAAAGTTTCCTCTCGCCTACGACAGTGAGGTGACGGCTCTAGACGGCATTCCGGCGTGGCGCTACAAGATACCGAACAATGTATTCTCGCATCCCGACGAACACCTGCCAAATCATTGCTTCTGCCATCTTGAGTCGGGATCGTGCCCCCCCAGTGGCCTGTTCAACATCTCCGGCTGCTCGATGGGAGCGCCCATTTTCGCCTCGTTTCCGCATTTCTACACCGGCGATCCTCAGCTGATCAACTCAATCAACGGCATCAAGCCAGAACAGGAACTGCACGAAACGTACGCCGACATCCACCCACGGTTGGCTTTCCCGATCGACGGAGCTTCCCGCTTCCAGATCAACATACAGGTGCAGAAAGCATCGATGGTTTCAG GGCTGGAAAAGTTCGCTGAAGGGCAGTACCTGCCGGTGATCTGGCTAGAGGTCGTTCCTGGCGTGATCTCGGATGAGCTACGAGAAATGATCTACCACAGCACGTACAGTGCCAACGCCATCCAGATGTCGCTCCGCGTCGTTACGCTAGTATTTGTCGTCCTCTCCTTGGTGCTGCTGATCGCGAAGTGCTACTATGGTACAAGGAGCTTAGAGAAGAAATAG